The proteins below are encoded in one region of Silene latifolia isolate original U9 population chromosome 2, ASM4854445v1, whole genome shotgun sequence:
- the LOC141643592 gene encoding uncharacterized protein LOC141643592, which yields MEGKRAVSTIWLVVLVAVIVVATNVEMCYASVDELTLDKMKESAEEAKDNWGDWLNNKISGSEKEGVDTEDVKKGAEDMMNKAKDSASDASRYVSDKVEAAKESDTMSDAKGTASDLYEGAKDKAEGMFDWAKQKFGEAYGSVTEKTSDTS from the exons atggAAGGCAAAAGGGCAGTGTCGACGATATGGTTGGTGGTTTTGGTGGCGGTGATAGTGGTGGCTACGAATGTAGAAATGTGCTACGCGTCCGTCGATGAGCTAACCCTGGATAAGATGAAGGAAAGTGCTGAAGAAGCCAAGGACAATTGGGGTGATTGGTTAAATAATAAGATCTCAGGATCCGA AAAAGAGGGCGTGGACACGGAAGACGTGAAGAAAGGAGCTGAAGATATGATGAACAAAGCCAAAGATTCAGCTTCTG ATGCATCACGCTATGTATCTGACAAGGTGGAAGCAGCAAAGGAGTCGGATACAATGTCCGATGCAAAGGGAACAGCCTCTGACTTGTACGAAGGCGCCAAAGACAAAGCTGAGGGGATGTTCGACTGGGCCAAACAAAAATTCGGAGAAGCATATGGATCGGTCACGGAGAAAACCTCTGATACAAGTTAA
- the LOC141643591 gene encoding uncharacterized protein LOC141643591, whose translation MGTGTSKLSTLGAAATAATVASLSTPSNHAYADVPSWFPTFSKSRSPSPPPSSSDNSSSPDNDANSADESTGRSPGFDPDHLERGAKALREINNSPYNKQVFEVMRNQEKTRLQELEVDKIKMEIHHIQKAIERQQGMAEEQRQLYQQQAQVKAQVMRQEDELARKRMQHDHETQRRNNAELVRMQEESSWRQEKARRATEEQIQAQQRQTEKERAQIEQETIRVKAMAEAEARAHEAKLTEDQNRRMLIDRLSGEKEKWLAAINTTFGHVEGGLRDLLTDRSKLFMTVGGVTALAAGVYTTREGARVSWGYINRILGQPSLIRESSMSKFPSLALPSRGQKNLLRFSTSAGATVDSTIKSGFDNVVLHTSLQRRIEQLARATANTKVHQAPFRNMLFYGPPGTGKTLVAREIARKSGLDYAMMTGGDVAPLGPQAVTKIHEIFDWAKKSKKGLLLFIDEADAFLCERNSTYMSEAQRSALNALLFRTGDQSRDIVLVLATNRPGDLDSAVTDRIDEVIEFPLPGEEERYKLIKLYVNKYLSGQNGNGDKGPVFKIRKKPQSITITDLSDDVIREAAKKTDGFSGREIAKLVASIQAAVYGRPDCSLDNQLFAEIVDYKVSEHHQRLKLATEGGQSS comes from the exons ATGGGGACGGGGACATCAAAGCTCTCAACTCTCGGCGCCGCCGCGACGGCAGCAACGGTGGCGTCTCTATCAACACCTTCTAACCACGCTTACGCCGACGTACCTTCATGGTTTCCCACCTTCTCTAAGTCTCGCTCTCCGTCGCCGCCACCGTCATCGTCGGATAATTCTTCTTCGCCGGATAATGACGCCAACTCCGCCGACGAATCTACTGGTCGCTCCCCGGGTTTCGATCCTGATCATCTTGAACGCGGTGCTAAAGCTCTCCGTGAAATTAATAATTCTCCTTATAATAAACAG GTTTTTGAAGTAATGAGGAATCAGGAGAAGACTCGATTACAAGAGCTTGAAGTTGACAAAATTAAAATGGAGATTCATCATATTCAGAAAGCTATT GAAAGACAACAGGGTATGGCTGAAGAACAGAGGCAATTGTATCAGCAACAAGCCCAAGTTAAAGCTCAAGTGATGCGACAAGAAGACGAACTGGCCAGAAAAAGAATGCAG CATGACCATGAAACTCAAAGACGAAATAATGCTGAACTGGTCAGAATGCAAGAGGAATCTTCCTGGCGTCAAGAAAAAGCACGTCGAGCCACGGAGGAGCAGATTCAGGCTCAACAGCGTCAAACGGAGAAAGAGAGAGCTCAAATTGAACAGGAGACCATACGAGTTAAGGCCATGGCAGAAGCCGAAGCCCGGGCTCATGAAGCAAAATTGACCGAGGATCAGAATAGGAGAATGCTTATAGACCGGCTGAGTGGGGAAAAAGAAAAGTGGCTTGCAGCAATTAATACAACATTTGGGCATGTTGAAG GTGGCCTTAGAGATTTACTGACCGATCGAAGTAAGTTATTTATGACTGTTGGTGGAGTAACTGCTCTTGCTGCTGGAGTTTATACAACCAG AGAAGGCGCTAGAGTTTCCTGGGGATACATTAACCGTATACTAGGCCAACCATCTTTGATTCGAGAATCATCAATGTCTAAGTTCCCTTCGTTAGCTTTGCCTTCACGTGGGCAGAAAAATTTGCTGAGATTTAGTACATCAGCTGGTGCAACAGTAGATTCAACAATTAAGTCTGGGTTTGATAATGTTGTTCTTCACACGTCATTACAGcgaagaattgagcaacttgCACGAGCTACAGCAAATACAAAAGTTCACCAAGCACCTTTCCGTAATATGCTTTTTTACGGGCCACCAGGCACGGGTAAAACGCTAGTTGCAAGGGAAATAGCTAGAAAATCG GGATTGGATTATGCCATGATGACTGGAGGTGATGTTGCACCTTTGGGCCCACAAGCTGTTACTAAGATCCATGAAATTTTTGACTGGGCCAAAAAGTCAAAGAAAGGATTACTGCTCTTCATTGATGAGGCTGATGCATTCCTCTGCGA GCGGAACAGCACATACATGAGTGAAGCTCAGAGAAGTGCGCTGAATGCATTGCTTTTCCGGACCGGAGACCAGTCAAGAGACATAGTCCTCGTGCTTGCCACCAACCGTCCGGGTGATCTCGATAGTGCTGTCACAGATCGTATTGATGAAGTGATTGAATTCCCGCTTCCCGGGGAAGAAGAGCGGTACAAGTTGATCAAGCTCTATGTGAACAAGTACCTTTCTGGCCAAAATGGAAACGGGGACAAGGGTCCAGTATTTAAAATTAGAAAGAAGCCTCAGTCGATAACCATTACAGATCTCTCTGACGATGTGATTCGTGAGGCCGCAAAAAAGACAGATGGATTCTCCGGCCGTGAAATAGCCAAGCTGGTGGCCAGCATCCAAGCGGCCGTCTATGGCAGGCCAGATTGCTCCTTAGACAATCAACTATTTGCGGAAATTGTCGATTACAAGGTTTCCGAGCACCATCAAAGATTGAAGCTGGCTACCGAAGGCGGACAATCTTCTTAA